Genomic segment of Leuconostoc mesenteroides subsp. mesenteroides:
TTCAATTGGGTGCCATTTTTGCGGTCATACAATTGTACTTTGACAAATTGAATCCATTTTCATCTAAGAAAACAGACCATGAAAAATTCCAGACATGGCGTTTGTGGATTCGAGTAGTCGTGGGTGTATTGCCGGCTATAGTGTTTGGATTTGCATTAAATGACTTTATGGATGCACATTTGATGAATTTCCGCGTTGTTTCAGCAACACTGATCATCTACGGTATTGCGTTTATTGTGATTGAGAACCGTCAAAAAAACATTGCACCGGTAATTACTAATGTAAACCAGATTACTTTTAAGCTAGCCTTATACATTGGTTTGTTCCAAGTGTTGTCAATTGTTCCCGGTACATCACGTTCGGGAGCAACTATCTTGGGTGCTATTATCTTAGGGGCATCACGATTCGTAGCTGCAGAATTTTCATTCTTCTTATCAATTCCGGTTATGTTCGGCGTGACTTTCCTGAAGATGTTTTCATTCTTTAGAGATGGTGGTTCATTTACAGGGATGCAAAGCTTAGTAATGCTTGTTGGTTTCGTTGTATCTTGGATTGTTGCTTGGTTTGCTATTAAGTTTATGATGAACTATATTAAGAACAATGATTTCAAAGTATTTGGTTACTATAGAATTATTATAGGCGCTATTTTCTTAGTTTTTGGTATCTTTGGCATTGTAGGGTAATAAAAAGCACAAGCAGTGGCTTGTGCTTTTTTCATAAGCTTCTTCACGAAAAATATACTAAAAATTAAAATAAAAAGTGATTGACATGAGAAAATGAGTAGTATATAATTAGTTCAACATATGACGTTGAAAAGATAAGTACTTGTCAAAATGATTGTATAGAGAGCTAATGTTTGGTGAAAGTTAGTATCAGGATGATTAGGAAAATGGTCTTGGAGTTAATAATGATGTGAGCGATAGAGTTGGTAAACATCATTCGGGTACACCCGTTACAGTGTCAGAGTATCGAAAACATTGTCTCTTCTGTACTTGGTAAGTGTGTATTAGTGATAGTATGCAGAAAACGGGTGGTAACACGGTAACTTCGTCCCGCAGCTTTGATTATTCAAGGCTGCGTTTTTTTGTTGTATGAAATAAAGGAGAAATTGATATGCGCTATTTGTTAACTAAAAATATATTAGTTAGATTAAAGGGCCTAGGTATAGCTCATAGCCGAATGTGATTCTGTTTATTAGCTTTAAACTAATATCATTAATAAGGAGATCACATGGAAGGCACAGGAAAAGTATCCTTTACTAATAAGTATAATTATGTTCCAGCAAGTTTTTGGTATCATTTTTCGGCAGCATCAGGTGTAGACCTAGATGCCTTTAAAAATCCTGAGATTATTGACGGGAATATTTTAGGTACCAAGAAGTTGGTTGAGAAAACCGCACCAGACTTTGTGAAGCTAATGAGCGATGGTTTATTTCATTATAAATTTAATTACCGAGAAGCTGCTGATAAGAGGGTAGTCTATGCTGATTTATCACCAATAACGGATAACCATCCATGGTTGATAAAAACAGCAGATTTAGTTAGACGGCAAAAGCAAGTCATCGGTGAGCGAGCTTCATTTTATAATGTTTTTTCACCAATAACGTTACTTAAATGGGCATTAGTCAAAAATCCAGATGGACACTACGATAAAAGTAAAGCTGATGAAAAGCTTGCTGATGTTATTTTGACAGATAGTGAAAATGTTCGTCAGGCATTAGACGTGATTACACGAGATGTAATCAAACAGGTGAAGGTTGCAATAAATGCTGGCGCCGATGGAATTTATTATAGTACGCAAGTGATTCAGGACACACGATTAGAAAAGGCCGATTTTGATAAATTTGTCGCTTTGGCTGACAAACAAGTTCTACAGGCAGCAAATCAATTGTCAGCTACAAACATCTTACATATTTGTGGTAATGGCGGTGCTAGAAATGACATTTCATGGTTTGAGAATTATCCGGCATCCATTGTTAATTGGTCAGTTGACACGGAAGACATATCTTTACGTGATGGTAAAGAAATCTTTCCAGGGAAAATCGTTCTTGGTGGATTTGGTAACACTGCGAAAGATGTTTTGTACCGAGGAACGCAATTCGAAATACAACAATTTGCTAAACGTTTGGTTCAGGAAGCCGGTACCGATAATTTAATTGTTGGTGCTAATTGTACGGTTCCCCGAGATATTGATCCTCAACATTTACAATGGGCGATAGAAGCAGTTCAAAAGGAAAGTGAAGGTTTTAAAAGTTATGAGTAATCAACAAAATGTATTATTAGGTGCAACAGGAAAAATACCGGTTAGTTTTTGGCGACATTTCGCCGATGATGAAACTGTCGACGCACTAGAAAATCCGACAATTGCTACAATTAATATTCAAGGACATAAGAAATATGTCGAAGACTTACAGCCAGATTTTGTGAAGCTAATGAGTGACGGTTATTTTAATGCCCCTCTTAACAATGTCACTGATCCTAAAAGTATTGATAATTTAAGTCAAATTCAAGAGATACAAGATGATGATGCTTGGCTTACTGAGCAGATCAAACTAGTGCAAGAGCAGAAAAAAGTTATTGGTCAGCGTAGAGGTTTTTATAATATTTTTTCACCAGTGACACTTTTAAAATGGGCGCTTTACGATACAGAAAATGAGCTACCTGCTAAGGGCGATGAACGCCTGACCGAGTTGTTTATTCAATACCCAGAGGAAATTAAGCATGTTCTGAACGTCTTGGCTAGGAGCATTATCAAGCAAGTGAAGGCAGTTGTAGTAGATGGTGGTGCCGATGGTGTTTATTACAGCACACAAGAATTACAAAGTTCAAAATATACTAAAAAATTGTTTGATGAGATACAAAAGCATGTTGATTTGAGCGTTATAGATGCAATTAAGTCTGTGAGTGATATTAGCATTCTTCACATCTGTGGTTTCAGTGGTACAACCAATCATTTAGAGTGGTTTACAGACTATGATTTGCCAATTGTCAATTGGGCAGTGACCGTCGAAGGTGTGTCACTCCAACAGGGACAACAAATATTTAAAGACAAGGTAGTATTGGGCGGATTTGGTAATACAACAAATGATGTATTATACAACGGCTCTAAGGTCGAAATAGAAGCAGCTGTACAAGGATTACTGTCTAATATTGATAAAAATCGGGTCATTATCGGTGCAGATTGCACTGTGCCCCGCGATATTCCTGTCGACCATTTAAAGTGGGCGATTGACGCTGTGCATGAAAACGTAGTGTAAAGAGGAGAAGAGAGCATGGTAAATAAAAAAGGGATTATTACTGCCGCGGTAGCTGTTGTCGTTGTTGTTGGCGGTTTGACTATACGGCATTTTAATGCAGACAGTAACAAGGCAGCAGCTAAAAAAGTAAGAACAATTAATGTGGCACATACGCAAAACTATGTGCCTTATGATTATGTAAAAAACGGTGTATCAAAAGGATATGAAGTTGATGTTTTGAAAGCTGTTGATAAGCTATTGCCTGATTATCAGTTCAAGTATCATCCAACATCAGATGAAGATTTATTAGTTGGCTTGGATTCAGGGAAATATGATGTTGGGGTGAAGGGTGCTTGGTGGACAAAAGAACGTGCCCAAAAGTATATCTTACCCAAGGAAGCAGTTGGCGCATCTATCATAGGTATCACTTATCGAAAAGATAGTAACTATAATTCATTTGCCGATTTTGCTAAGAAATCAGGTAAGTTAGTGCCAATTTCACCACAGAATGGTCAATACGCGGTAGTGCAGGAGTGGAACAAAAAGCACCCTAACGAAAAGATCACATTAAAGTCAGCTGACCAATTTACGGTTGGTGATGCGTATAACTGGGTATTAGAAGGCCGGTATGATGCTTACTTTGATGTGAAGGTAAATTACCAAAATTCGGTTGCTAAGAGTAGTGGCGCTTACCATAGTTCAGCCGATAAATTGGCCTACACGCCCTACAAGGGTATCAAGACGTATCCCATTATCAGTCGTGCCAATAAAGATAATGATAACTTCTCGAAAGAATATGACCAAGCGATTAAGAAACTACAGAAAAACGGTACGCTGGAAGAGTTATCACAAAAGTATTTCAAAGAAAATGTTTGGGACTTTGTCGGGGATAAATAAAGTTTCAGAATTAAGGAGTTAAGATGCCACCATTTAGTTTCAAATTTTTCCTATCGGTCTTTGCTGAAGTGTTGCCTTATTTTCCAGTAACGCTGCTCATCATTGTTGTATCGATCATTTTTAGTTCTTTATTAGGGGCATTGGTGGCTAGTGGGCAACTTAGTCAATCACCAATATGGAGAACCTTGTCACAAGGCTATGTTTTTGTACTGCGCTCTACGCCACCTATTGTTTTGTTGTTCTTAGTTTTTTACGGGTTACCTAAATTGTTATTACTGACTCTGAATATTAATATCAATGATTGGCAAAAATCAATTTTTGTCATCATTGCGTTATCCTTACTGTTCGCGTCAAATCTAGCAGAAGTATTCAAATCTGCTTATTTATCTGTGAACACTGGACAACGTGAAGCAGCATTAATGGTAGGCTTATCAGAATGGCAAACATTTTATCGTGTAACCTTACCACAAACAATTGTCGTGGCCTTACCTAATTTTGCCAACACTGTTGCCGCGCTAATTAAAGATGCCGCTTTGGCATATGTCATTGGACTACTAGATATGATGGGTGCGGGTGATAATTTGATTTCTAGAAATTTTGGACACCACTCACTGGAGACGTATTTAGCGTTGGCCATTATTTATTGGATTTTATTTGTAATCATTGAGCAAGGCGCGAAGTATTTAGAAAAATATCTTGGTAAAAGCCGTGCAATTGCATCAAATCCTACGGAGGTTGTCGTATGAACGTACCATTTTTAATTCAAACTTTTTGGGCAGCTTTAAAAGCTGTGCCCATAACATTATTAATTACTGGTGCGTCATTGCTTATTGGTTTGCCGCTTGGCTTTTTATTGGCATGGATTAAAATTAGAAAGATTCGTATACTTTATCCACTTGTTGTGGCATACACGTCTCTTATGCGAGCCACACCGATGGTACTACTAATTTTGTTGTTCTATAGTACATTGCCAAGCTTATTGAATGTCCTCATTAACCAAAAGCTACACTGGGATGTCAAAGTGTTTGATACGAATCCTATTCTTTATGCCATTGTTGTTTTTGCTTTAATAGCAGTTGCAAATTTATCGGAAGTGTTTCGATCAGCAATTTTGACGATAGATCCTGGACAGAAAGAGGCGGCATTGATGGTTGGGTTGACGCCAATACAAGCTTATTATCGTATTATTATTCCGCAAGCATTGGTTTCGGCTGTACCCAACATTGGTAATCTAACGTTGAACATTTTAAAAGGTACTTCGCTTGCTTTCATGATGACTGTTCAAGAAGTCACAGCGGTTGCGAAAACAGCGGCATCGTATACTTATGATTACACGGAAGCATATATTGATATTTTTATAATTTACTTTATTTTGGGAACAATACTGCAAGTCATTTTTAAATATCTGGAACGTTACTTAGGGCGACATAAGCTACGCGGAACAGTTGTATAGGGAGAATAGCATGTTAAAAGTCAGAAACTTCAGAAAAAAGTATCATGAACATGAAGTCTTGAAAGGAATTGATATTGAGGTTAACCAGGGGGATGTAGTAGCATTGCTTGGCCCATCAGGATCTGGAAAAACTACTTTTTTAAGAGGGTTAGCTTTTCTAACACCGGGAGATTCTGGTGTTATAGAATTTGATGATCAAAAAATAAATATTGAATCGGCAACGCCTGTTGATATTAAAAAGTTGCGACAAAAGATGGGTTTTGTTTTTCAAAATTTCAATTTGTTTGCTAATAAGACGGCCATACAAAATGTCGAAGAAGGTTTGATTATTGGGCATAAGGAGCCAAAAGAAATAGCTCGAAAAAAAGCGCAGGAAGCCTTACAAAAAGTAGGTTTGTTGGAATTTGCCAATCATTATCCAAGTCAATTATCTGGCGGACAAGCGCAGCGTGTAGGAATTGCTAGAGCAGCAGCCTTAAACCCAGAAATTATTTTATTGGATGAGCCGACGAGCGCGTTAGATCCCGAGTTAGTAGCAGATGTTTTGCAGGTGATTAAACAGCTAGCTGATGAAGGTAAAACAATGATTGTCGTCACTCATGAGATGGCTTTTGCTCGTGATGTGGCTGACAAAGTTGTTTTTATGGATAAAGGTTTAGTTGTAGAGCAAAATGAGCCCGTTGAATTTTTTGATAATCCTAAGTCGCCACGTTTGAAAGAGTTTTTAAGTCGTATTAGTGCAGCTAATGTGGCTGATAATAGTTTTGCGTATGAAAAGGCTAATCAGAAATAAGTTAATGACGTCTTTTGGACTTGCAGCAGCATTTATTAAAAATGTTTCACGTGAAACGAATAAAAATATTTAATTGGTTACTAGCGATTGATTTGGTTTTCAGGTAAACTAGATATTATGGAAAACTTTCAAGAACAACTAAAGAATCGACGTACTTTTGCGATCATCTCTCATCCCGATGCTGGTAAAACAACCTTAACTGAGCAATTATTGTTGCACGGCGGGGTGATTCGTGAAGCCGGAACAGTTAAAGGTCGTGGTTCGAACAAATTAGCCTCCTCTGATTGGATGGCAATTGAGCAACAACGTGGTATCTCAGTAACGTCATCTGTATTGCAGTTTGACTATGAAGGTAAAAGAATCAATATTTTAGATACTCCAGGGCATGAGGATTTTTCAGAAGATACCTATCGTACTTTGATGGCTGTGGATTCAGTAGTCATGGTAGTCGATGCTGCCAAGGGGATTGAGCCACAGACTAAAAAGTTGTTTGAAATTGTCTCACAACGTGGCATACCAGTCTTTACATTCTTTAACAAAATTGATCGTGATGCGCGCCCAGCACTTGATTTAGTTGATGAGCTTGAAACTGTATTAGGCATTCAAGCTTATCCAATGAATTGGCCAGTTGGCTCTGGTCAAGTTTTGCAAGGCATTTATGATTTGCAGGCTGACCAACTTGTACCCTTCAAGAATGCCACAACGCATACCGAGATTGTCGATGAGGCGATGGATGAAATTGAATTGTTACGTGATGCAGGGAATTCATTTGATGAAGATAAAGTGGCTCATGGGCAATTAACCCAAGTATTCTTTGGATCAGCGTTGGTGAATTTTGGTGTCACAGAATTCTTGCGTGAGTATTTGACGTATGCACCAGCTCCAGCATCAATGACAACCGTTGATGACAAAAAAATTAGTCCAGAAGACACGCAATTCAGTGGTTTTGTATTTAAAATACAGGCTAACATGGATCCTAGACATCGTGATCGTATTGCTTTTGTGCGTATCGTGAGCGGTGAGTTTAATCGCGGTATGGATGTGTTACTACAACGTAATGGCAAGAAATTAAAGTTGTCGAACGTGACACAATTTATGGCTGAAGAACGTGAAAATGTCCAGACAGCGGTTCCTGGAGATATTATTGGTGTCTATGACACAGGGAATTTTCAAATTGGTGATACAATATACTCTGGGAAAAAAGCTATACAGTTCCCCGACTTGCCAACGTTTACGCCTGAATTGTTTAACCGTGTAGTTGCTAAAGATGTCATGAAACAAAAGTCGTATCATAAAGGGATTGAACAGCTCGTTCAAGAAGGAACTATTCAACTCTATAAATCATGGAATGGTGGTGACTATATTATTGGCGCTGTTGGACAGTTACAGTTTGAAGTGTTCCAGTTCCGTATGGAAAATGAATACAATGTGGAAATTCAGTTTGAACCTATTGGTTCCAAAGTTGCTCGCTGGATAAAACCAGAACAATTAGATGAAAAAATGAGTTCATCACGTAATTTACTAGTAAAAGATCGGTATGACGAACCAGTATTCTTGTTTGAAAATAAGTTCGCCTTGAATTGGTTCCACGATAAATACCCTGATGTTGAACTCGAAGAAAAAATGTAACAGCATAATGGAACGTCTGAGGACGTTCTTTTTTCATATCGTAGTATGTTAGAATATAGTAACAAGAATATTGGAGAAGATCATGTCATATTATACACAACAACTTTTTAACGGCCAGCGCGATCGTATTTTGCGTGTTGTTGATTCAGATGATGTTGCACAAGCAACAGCTGGTTTTATTCATATTTTTGATGAAAGGCGAGCTTTTGACTTTGAATACGCCAAAGAGTTAACGAATGGTGAAATCACACAAGAACAGTTTGATGAAGAAGGTGAGTCGGTCAACACCTTTAGCGTTAATTTTATGCCCCTAGCGCATGCTGAAGAGGATGAAATTCCTAATGAATTGTTTGAGGAATGGGCTGGCTTAATTGGCCGTGAATATGCATTGATTCCCAACTTACATATGAACATGTACCAACAGTCTTTGAAACCTGAAATTGAGGAGATTGATAATGATCTTTTCGAAGAAAGATTGTTAGAATTAGTTACACGTATTCTCGGATCTTCCGTTGTTGGATTTGAAGAAAAAGCATTGACACTTTATCCAAGTTTTTTGGTACAAGAGCAGTCTGATCAATCCGAACAAAAAGGTCCTTCAACTCAGATAATATTACCAGAATAATGAATAAACCGATGGATGAATTGTATATTTATCTTATTTAGCGAACGTTCTGTAAGCATCATCATTAACGTTCGCTTTTTTTTATGGTACAATATCTGGGTCGATAAGACAAATAAAATCGGGGTAGATTGATGTGCGTTAAGTGCAGCGGAGACGGAATGTGAGCCGCTGACGAAATAAACACTCATTGCTAACAGCTTTTCAAGACAGCAATGAATGTTTGTGCGGTTCATCAGTCACATTCACCACTATACAAGGTGAACACTCCACTCGGAGGTTCTATAGCATGGAAAATACAACACGAACTTGGGTTCTCCCAAAACTAGATACGCGTCAATTCGTTTTATTAGCGATGTTGATGGCACTTCATATGGTGCTCAGCAGGTTGACAGTCGGTACTAATGTACTTCAAGTAAGTTTTGCATTCGTAACTATGTCACTTATTGCTAAATGGTATGGTCCATTATGGTCTATGTTAATTGCAGCAATATTAGACATTGTCAGCGCAACCATTATTAATCCTGGTGCTTTCTTTTTGGGGTTCACTTTTACAGCAATGATTAGTGCGTTAATTTACTCATTAGCTTATTTCCGACATGGTAGAACAAGCTGGTGGCGAGTAGGTATTGCTGTGGGGTTGGTTTTATTAATTGCTAATATTGGTTTAAACTCAATTTGGTTGGTTATCATGTATCATACAGCACACGATTGGCCTTCGTTTTTGGCCTTTATTACACCACGTGTCATTAAAAATTTAATCATGTTTCCCATTCAAGTGGGTATTACGTATTTTCTTTTAAATAATCAGGTTATTAATCACACTACAAAAAATATCTTTAGTTAAACAGCTTCGGCTGTTTTTTTGAAAACAGGGGTTTTAATATGGTAAATGAATTTCCACAAGTTTTAACAATAGCGGGTTCTGATTCAGATGGATCTGCAGGGATGCAAGCAGACTTGCATACATTTTTCATTAGAAAAACATATGGTATGAGTGTGTTAGTTGCAGCTGTAGCTGGAAACTCGTATGGTATTCATGCTGCGGAAACATTGCCACTACACTTTATTGATAAACAGTTTGAGGTTCTTGCTGATGATTTTAAAGTTCGTGCCAGTAAGACAGGCATGTTATCAGATGCTAGCTTAATCGAAGCAGTGGTAAAAGCTTATAAAAAATTTGATTTTGGTCCTTTAGTAGTCGATCCAGTAATAACAACAAAGCATGGGGCTCAATTGTTGGAAGCAACGGCCTTTAAAGCACTAAAAGAAAAACTTTTACCACTGGCAACAGTGGCGACGCCGAACTTTTTCGAGGCACAATTGCTAACAGGACGCACTATTGATAGCGAAGAGCAACAGAGAGCTGCTGCAAAAGATATTCAGTCTTTGGGCGTTAAAAATGTGATTGTCAAAG
This window contains:
- a CDS encoding undecaprenyl-diphosphate phosphatase codes for the protein MFDLIKAIIIGIIEGLTEFLPVSSTGHIILAEALMKIPSGDVWTKSFRSVFDYSIQLGAIFAVIQLYFDKLNPFSSKKTDHEKFQTWRLWIRVVVGVLPAIVFGFALNDFMDAHLMNFRVVSATLIIYGIAFIVIENRQKNIAPVITNVNQITFKLALYIGLFQVLSIVPGTSRSGATILGAIILGASRFVAAEFSFFLSIPVMFGVTFLKMFSFFRDGGSFTGMQSLVMLVGFVVSWIVAWFAIKFMMNYIKNNDFKVFGYYRIIIGAIFLVFGIFGIVG
- a CDS encoding uroporphyrinogen III decarboxylase; amino-acid sequence: MEGTGKVSFTNKYNYVPASFWYHFSAASGVDLDAFKNPEIIDGNILGTKKLVEKTAPDFVKLMSDGLFHYKFNYREAADKRVVYADLSPITDNHPWLIKTADLVRRQKQVIGERASFYNVFSPITLLKWALVKNPDGHYDKSKADEKLADVILTDSENVRQALDVITRDVIKQVKVAINAGADGIYYSTQVIQDTRLEKADFDKFVALADKQVLQAANQLSATNILHICGNGGARNDISWFENYPASIVNWSVDTEDISLRDGKEIFPGKIVLGGFGNTAKDVLYRGTQFEIQQFAKRLVQEAGTDNLIVGANCTVPRDIDPQHLQWAIEAVQKESEGFKSYE
- a CDS encoding uroporphyrinogen decarboxylase, with amino-acid sequence MSNQQNVLLGATGKIPVSFWRHFADDETVDALENPTIATINIQGHKKYVEDLQPDFVKLMSDGYFNAPLNNVTDPKSIDNLSQIQEIQDDDAWLTEQIKLVQEQKKVIGQRRGFYNIFSPVTLLKWALYDTENELPAKGDERLTELFIQYPEEIKHVLNVLARSIIKQVKAVVVDGGADGVYYSTQELQSSKYTKKLFDEIQKHVDLSVIDAIKSVSDISILHICGFSGTTNHLEWFTDYDLPIVNWAVTVEGVSLQQGQQIFKDKVVLGGFGNTTNDVLYNGSKVEIEAAVQGLLSNIDKNRVIIGADCTVPRDIPVDHLKWAIDAVHENVV
- a CDS encoding transporter substrate-binding domain-containing protein, which codes for MVNKKGIITAAVAVVVVVGGLTIRHFNADSNKAAAKKVRTINVAHTQNYVPYDYVKNGVSKGYEVDVLKAVDKLLPDYQFKYHPTSDEDLLVGLDSGKYDVGVKGAWWTKERAQKYILPKEAVGASIIGITYRKDSNYNSFADFAKKSGKLVPISPQNGQYAVVQEWNKKHPNEKITLKSADQFTVGDAYNWVLEGRYDAYFDVKVNYQNSVAKSSGAYHSSADKLAYTPYKGIKTYPIISRANKDNDNFSKEYDQAIKKLQKNGTLEELSQKYFKENVWDFVGDK
- a CDS encoding ABC transporter permease subunit (The N-terminal region of this protein, as described by TIGR01726, is a three transmembrane segment that identifies a subfamily of ABC transporter permease subunits, which specificities that include histidine, arginine, glutamine, glutamate, L-cystine (sic), the opines (in Agrobacterium) octopine and nopaline, etc.) encodes the protein MPPFSFKFFLSVFAEVLPYFPVTLLIIVVSIIFSSLLGALVASGQLSQSPIWRTLSQGYVFVLRSTPPIVLLFLVFYGLPKLLLLTLNININDWQKSIFVIIALSLLFASNLAEVFKSAYLSVNTGQREAALMVGLSEWQTFYRVTLPQTIVVALPNFANTVAALIKDAALAYVIGLLDMMGAGDNLISRNFGHHSLETYLALAIIYWILFVIIEQGAKYLEKYLGKSRAIASNPTEVVV
- a CDS encoding ABC transporter permease subunit — encoded protein: MNVPFLIQTFWAALKAVPITLLITGASLLIGLPLGFLLAWIKIRKIRILYPLVVAYTSLMRATPMVLLILLFYSTLPSLLNVLINQKLHWDVKVFDTNPILYAIVVFALIAVANLSEVFRSAILTIDPGQKEAALMVGLTPIQAYYRIIIPQALVSAVPNIGNLTLNILKGTSLAFMMTVQEVTAVAKTAASYTYDYTEAYIDIFIIYFILGTILQVIFKYLERYLGRHKLRGTVV
- a CDS encoding ATP-binding cassette domain-containing protein, translated to MLKVRNFRKKYHEHEVLKGIDIEVNQGDVVALLGPSGSGKTTFLRGLAFLTPGDSGVIEFDDQKINIESATPVDIKKLRQKMGFVFQNFNLFANKTAIQNVEEGLIIGHKEPKEIARKKAQEALQKVGLLEFANHYPSQLSGGQAQRVGIARAAALNPEIILLDEPTSALDPELVADVLQVIKQLADEGKTMIVVTHEMAFARDVADKVVFMDKGLVVEQNEPVEFFDNPKSPRLKEFLSRISAANVADNSFAYEKANQK
- a CDS encoding peptide chain release factor 3 is translated as MENFQEQLKNRRTFAIISHPDAGKTTLTEQLLLHGGVIREAGTVKGRGSNKLASSDWMAIEQQRGISVTSSVLQFDYEGKRINILDTPGHEDFSEDTYRTLMAVDSVVMVVDAAKGIEPQTKKLFEIVSQRGIPVFTFFNKIDRDARPALDLVDELETVLGIQAYPMNWPVGSGQVLQGIYDLQADQLVPFKNATTHTEIVDEAMDEIELLRDAGNSFDEDKVAHGQLTQVFFGSALVNFGVTEFLREYLTYAPAPASMTTVDDKKISPEDTQFSGFVFKIQANMDPRHRDRIAFVRIVSGEFNRGMDVLLQRNGKKLKLSNVTQFMAEERENVQTAVPGDIIGVYDTGNFQIGDTIYSGKKAIQFPDLPTFTPELFNRVVAKDVMKQKSYHKGIEQLVQEGTIQLYKSWNGGDYIIGAVGQLQFEVFQFRMENEYNVEIQFEPIGSKVARWIKPEQLDEKMSSSRNLLVKDRYDEPVFLFENKFALNWFHDKYPDVELEEKM
- a CDS encoding folate family ECF transporter S component produces the protein MENTTRTWVLPKLDTRQFVLLAMLMALHMVLSRLTVGTNVLQVSFAFVTMSLIAKWYGPLWSMLIAAILDIVSATIINPGAFFLGFTFTAMISALIYSLAYFRHGRTSWWRVGIAVGLVLLIANIGLNSIWLVIMYHTAHDWPSFLAFITPRVIKNLIMFPIQVGITYFLLNNQVINHTTKNIFS
- the thiD gene encoding bifunctional hydroxymethylpyrimidine kinase/phosphomethylpyrimidine kinase, yielding MVNEFPQVLTIAGSDSDGSAGMQADLHTFFIRKTYGMSVLVAAVAGNSYGIHAAETLPLHFIDKQFEVLADDFKVRASKTGMLSDASLIEAVVKAYKKFDFGPLVVDPVITTKHGAQLLEATAFKALKEKLLPLATVATPNFFEAQLLTGRTIDSEEQQRAAAKDIQSLGVKNVIVKGWHNQDEQNEVADYVLLADGSDFWLRHPYFDTTHINGTGDTLSATIAAEIAKGTDVATAIRIAHDVTATAIEHEIAVGHKFGPINHWAAQDYNKKEDK